One window of the Shewanella khirikhana genome contains the following:
- a CDS encoding GNAT family N-acetyltransferase: protein MSNPPDSLTQRRSQCLSQHHSKAAEFDAKNCAVRLIREDDASAVADYFSRNQAHFSPWEPLRAADYHSAAEWQARIKASLIETSNCSYLVLADPAHIWGIATLSNQVRGPFQACYLGYGIDQSLQGKGFATRLCEAALAYAFEELKLHRVMANYMPSNHRSAALLKRLGFEKEGLARAYLQIKGQWEDHVLTAKIAQEPSAKT from the coding sequence ATGTCAAACCCGCCAGACTCACTCACCCAGCGCCGCAGCCAGTGCCTCAGCCAGCACCACAGTAAAGCCGCTGAATTCGATGCAAAAAATTGCGCTGTACGGCTGATTCGGGAGGACGATGCCAGCGCGGTGGCAGACTACTTTAGCCGCAATCAGGCCCACTTCTCGCCCTGGGAGCCACTGCGGGCTGCGGATTATCACAGCGCTGCCGAGTGGCAAGCACGCATCAAAGCCTCGCTTATTGAGACCAGCAATTGCAGCTATCTGGTGCTGGCCGACCCGGCGCATATTTGGGGCATAGCAACCCTCAGCAATCAGGTGCGCGGCCCGTTCCAGGCCTGTTATTTGGGCTACGGTATTGACCAGTCACTGCAGGGAAAGGGATTTGCCACGAGGTTGTGTGAAGCCGCCCTCGCCTATGCCTTCGAAGAGCTGAAACTACACAGGGTAATGGCCAACTACATGCCATCCAACCACAGGTCCGCCGCCCTGCTAAAGCGGCTTGGGTTCGAAAAAGAAGGCCTGGCCCGCGCCTACCTTCAAATCAAAGGCCAATGGGAAGACCATGTATTAACGGCAAAAATCGCGCAGGAGCCTTCAGCTAAGACCTGA
- a CDS encoding methyltransferase family protein — protein MVNHWLAALTRYPLFLMLGLAAIALFSLLDGEPWLSANRLLLLVGVTLGMAGTLLLLAAAGLFRRVGTTVDPTKSPDALVTHGLYSFTRNPMYLGMLLLLVAEVCLLGRAVVLLSPLCFFVLMNAQRIPAEEAMVEARFGAAFIDYKARVRRWL, from the coding sequence ATGGTCAATCATTGGCTGGCCGCGCTGACCCGATACCCACTGTTTTTAATGCTCGGCTTGGCGGCAATCGCGTTATTCAGCCTGTTGGATGGCGAGCCCTGGCTTAGTGCAAATCGATTGTTGCTGCTTGTTGGCGTGACGCTGGGGATGGCGGGTACCCTGCTTTTGTTAGCTGCGGCAGGACTCTTTCGGCGGGTTGGCACCACAGTAGACCCAACCAAGTCGCCGGATGCGCTGGTGACCCATGGTCTGTATAGCTTCACCCGTAACCCCATGTATCTTGGCATGTTATTGCTGCTGGTGGCCGAGGTGTGTTTACTGGGCCGAGCGGTGGTGTTGCTGTCTCCGCTGTGCTTTTTTGTGCTGATGAATGCCCAGCGTATTCCCGCCGAAGAGGCCATGGTGGAGGCGCGTTTTGGTGCGGCATTTATCGACTATAAGGCCCGGGTCAGGCGCTGGTTATAG
- a CDS encoding BlaI/MecI/CopY family transcriptional regulator, protein MTQPELKDISPTELEVLKVLWQQAPLSANDIVEALNQSGEWHEKTVKTLINRLVNKGALGFEKDGRAYLYFPKLAEHSYQRKESQSFIERVFGGKLAPLVAGFAGSNKLTQEDVAELKQLIDAWEKEQKHD, encoded by the coding sequence ATGACTCAACCCGAATTAAAAGACATCAGCCCCACCGAACTGGAAGTGCTTAAGGTGCTGTGGCAGCAGGCGCCTCTTAGCGCCAACGACATAGTCGAGGCACTTAACCAAAGCGGCGAATGGCATGAAAAAACCGTTAAAACCTTGATAAACCGGCTGGTGAATAAGGGCGCACTGGGGTTTGAAAAAGACGGCCGCGCCTATCTTTACTTCCCAAAACTTGCGGAGCATTCCTACCAGCGTAAAGAGAGCCAGAGCTTTATCGAGCGGGTATTTGGCGGCAAGTTGGCGCCACTGGTGGCAGGCTTTGCCGGCAGCAATAAGCTAACCCAAGAGGACGTTGCCGAGCTTAAGCAGCTTATCGACGCCTGGGAGAAGGAGCAGAAGCATGATTGA
- a CDS encoding porin codes for MKKSYLALLLPLLVGASSANAMELYNDNKNSLGLTGWLGFNALYDGDETAVNDNLSQLRFTFEREERNGWRAYAVTEWGVNIVSGNEDLVMQGGKLSAEKSGDFLNNRLGYVGLSHDKYGSLTFGKQWGAYYDVAGTTDLPNVFAGYSVGAYGFGDGGLTGTGRADSAFQYRNSFGPLSVALQYAAKNNGDISVTDSDGNQIDDAKLSFDNSYGASITWAVTDKFSLLAGMNRGDITGHIGNSQIDEANQIIGIGAMYGSYYHYADERKADGLYVGFNAHKSENNEQVNGDLYDATGAELMLAWQADNGFVPMAVLSYLDLDTDQSTPISGNWTRRFAMVGLHYRYSLDTVMFFEAKLDFSDMDDKSLEALEDNQFAVGINYFF; via the coding sequence ATGAAAAAATCATACCTGGCACTGCTGCTGCCACTGCTGGTTGGCGCCAGCTCAGCTAACGCCATGGAGCTGTACAACGACAACAAGAACAGCCTCGGCCTCACCGGCTGGCTCGGCTTCAACGCCCTTTACGATGGCGACGAAACAGCGGTGAACGACAACCTGTCGCAGCTGCGCTTTACCTTCGAGCGCGAAGAGCGCAACGGCTGGCGCGCCTACGCGGTGACCGAATGGGGCGTGAATATCGTCTCCGGCAACGAAGATCTGGTGATGCAGGGCGGCAAACTGAGCGCCGAAAAGAGCGGCGACTTCCTCAATAACCGTCTGGGCTATGTGGGCCTGTCACACGACAAATACGGCAGCCTGACCTTCGGCAAGCAGTGGGGCGCTTACTATGATGTGGCCGGCACCACCGACCTGCCGAACGTGTTTGCCGGTTACAGCGTGGGCGCCTACGGCTTTGGCGATGGCGGCCTGACCGGCACCGGCCGTGCCGACAGCGCCTTCCAGTACCGCAACAGCTTTGGCCCCCTCAGCGTTGCGCTGCAGTATGCCGCCAAAAACAACGGTGATATCAGCGTTACCGACAGCGACGGCAATCAGATTGACGATGCCAAGCTGAGTTTCGACAACAGCTACGGCGCCTCTATCACCTGGGCGGTGACCGATAAATTCAGCCTGCTGGCGGGCATGAACCGTGGCGACATTACCGGCCACATTGGCAACAGCCAAATCGATGAAGCCAATCAAATCATCGGCATAGGCGCCATGTACGGCAGCTATTACCACTATGCCGACGAGCGCAAAGCCGACGGTCTCTATGTGGGCTTCAATGCCCACAAGAGTGAGAATAACGAGCAGGTAAACGGCGATTTGTACGATGCCACCGGCGCCGAGCTGATGCTGGCCTGGCAGGCAGACAATGGCTTTGTGCCCATGGCGGTGCTGAGCTATCTGGATCTGGATACCGACCAGAGCACACCCATCAGCGGCAACTGGACCCGCCGCTTCGCCATGGTGGGGCTGCACTACCGCTACAGCCTGGATACAGTGATGTTTTTCGAAGCCAAACTCGACTTCTCCGATATGGACGACAAGTCGCTCGAAGCGCTGGAAGACAACCAATTTGCGGTGGGCATTAACTACTTCTTCTGA
- a CDS encoding FMN-dependent NADH-azoreductase: MPTLLQIDSSARSFDPEKSQHQSISRKLADCFVKSYRAQQPNAQYIQRDLAMTLPDFISVDWIAACFKKTELSDEEAKVLALSDELIDEVASADLIVISAPMYNYGMPAALKAWFDQVIRINKTFSFDLARGDCPIEPIFSGKTLVLLSSCGESGFEPGGAQAHKDHLGAHIKLLSRYLGASRFFHIAAEYQEFGDERHQKSVAEALDKAKGLAADLASPLAV; the protein is encoded by the coding sequence ATGCCCACACTATTACAAATCGACTCCAGCGCCCGCAGCTTTGACCCTGAAAAGTCACAGCATCAATCCATCTCCCGAAAATTGGCTGATTGCTTTGTAAAAAGCTATCGGGCGCAGCAGCCAAACGCCCAGTACATTCAGCGCGACCTGGCAATGACGCTACCAGATTTTATCAGCGTAGATTGGATTGCAGCCTGTTTTAAGAAGACCGAACTTAGCGATGAAGAGGCGAAGGTGTTGGCGCTTTCTGACGAACTGATAGATGAGGTAGCTTCAGCGGATTTGATAGTGATTTCGGCGCCCATGTATAACTACGGTATGCCAGCGGCGCTGAAGGCCTGGTTTGATCAGGTCATACGTATCAATAAAACCTTTTCCTTCGATTTAGCCCGTGGCGATTGCCCGATAGAGCCGATTTTTAGCGGTAAAACCCTGGTGCTGCTGAGCTCCTGCGGCGAATCCGGCTTTGAGCCCGGCGGTGCTCAGGCCCACAAAGACCATCTCGGCGCCCACATTAAGCTGCTAAGTCGCTACCTCGGCGCCAGCCGGTTTTTCCATATTGCCGCCGAATATCAGGAGTTTGGCGACGAGCGGCATCAGAAGTCAGTTGCCGAAGCGCTCGACAAGGCTAAGGGGCTCGCCGCCGATTTGGCATCGCCACTGGCGGTGTAG
- a CDS encoding homospermidine synthase, whose protein sequence is MIEPTKYVKAPGRILIVGFGSIGQGLLPLILRHIDISPKNISIITADDRGREEADKLGIRFIELPLTRKNYQSELTPLVGKDDFLVNLSVDVSSIALIEFCQARGARYIDTCIEPWAGGYTDPSKSFAARSNYALRERVLALKDKYRGGPTAVVAQGANPGMVSHLVKQALMNLQQDILGTHIEPKSRDEWARLAHDLNIEVIHIAERDTQVANQAKAMDEFVNTWSCDGFVSEGAQPAELGWGTHEKHFPRDGGRHEEGCGAAIYLKRPGATVKVRTWTPNYGHFHGFLITHNEAISIADFFTLKQDGKLVYRPTCHYAYHPCDDAVMSLHEFNGKNFQMQSRQRLMRDEIVSGIDELGVLLAGHKKNAYWYGSQLSIDEARALVPFNGATSLQVTSAALAGIVWALENPNAGVVESDEMDYRRNLEIMGPYLGPVVGEYTDWTPLYERGELFPEDVDDDYAWQFKNVRV, encoded by the coding sequence ATGATAGAGCCAACCAAGTACGTCAAAGCCCCCGGCCGCATTCTGATTGTCGGCTTCGGCAGCATAGGTCAGGGCCTGTTGCCGCTTATCCTGCGCCACATAGATATCTCCCCCAAAAACATCAGTATTATCACCGCCGACGACCGTGGCCGCGAAGAAGCCGACAAGCTCGGCATTCGTTTTATCGAATTGCCCCTGACCCGCAAAAACTACCAGAGCGAGCTGACGCCGCTGGTGGGCAAGGATGACTTTTTGGTGAATCTGTCGGTGGATGTGTCATCCATCGCGCTGATTGAGTTTTGTCAGGCCCGTGGCGCCCGTTACATAGATACCTGCATCGAGCCCTGGGCCGGCGGCTATACCGACCCCAGCAAGTCGTTTGCGGCGCGCTCGAACTATGCCCTGCGGGAGCGGGTGTTGGCACTGAAAGACAAGTATCGCGGCGGCCCCACCGCCGTGGTGGCTCAAGGTGCCAACCCTGGCATGGTGTCCCATCTGGTGAAGCAGGCGCTGATGAACCTGCAACAGGACATTTTAGGTACCCATATTGAGCCCAAGAGCCGCGATGAATGGGCCAGACTCGCCCACGACCTCAACATCGAAGTGATTCATATCGCAGAGCGTGACACCCAGGTGGCCAATCAGGCCAAGGCCATGGATGAGTTTGTGAATACCTGGTCCTGCGACGGTTTTGTCAGTGAAGGTGCTCAGCCCGCCGAACTTGGCTGGGGCACCCACGAGAAACACTTCCCCCGGGATGGCGGTCGCCACGAGGAGGGCTGCGGCGCGGCCATTTACTTGAAGCGCCCAGGCGCCACGGTAAAGGTGCGTACCTGGACCCCCAACTACGGCCATTTCCACGGCTTTTTGATCACCCACAACGAAGCCATCTCCATCGCCGACTTCTTTACCCTCAAGCAGGATGGCAAGCTGGTGTATCGCCCTACCTGCCATTACGCCTATCACCCCTGCGACGATGCTGTGATGTCGCTGCATGAGTTCAATGGCAAAAATTTCCAGATGCAATCACGGCAGCGGCTGATGCGGGACGAGATTGTCAGCGGTATCGATGAGCTGGGCGTGCTGCTGGCGGGCCATAAGAAGAATGCTTACTGGTACGGCTCGCAGCTGTCTATCGACGAGGCGCGGGCGCTGGTGCCCTTCAATGGCGCCACCAGTCTGCAGGTTACCTCGGCAGCGCTGGCGGGTATCGTCTGGGCGCTGGAAAACCCCAATGCCGGGGTGGTGGAGTCGGACGAGATGGATTATCGCCGCAACCTCGAGATCATGGGGCCTTATCTTGGACCCGTGGTGGGGGAATACACCGACTGGACTCCGCTGTATGAGCGTGGCGAGCTGTTCCCGGAAGATGTGGATGACGACTACGCCTGGCAGTTTAAAAACGTGCGGGTGTAG
- a CDS encoding peptide-methionine (S)-S-oxide reductase: MPQKTICNSTHAANPNKPTADVAATQPGCAFALLTLGGGCHWCTEAVFQSLSGVIKVEQGFARSAPPYDSWSEAVRVSFDPEKISEEQLVRVHLHTHAATKAHSMRGKYRSALYFRNHNLNQNHNQQQRLTEILTVLGNEFPEPLITQILPLEGFKTSPAEYQNYYQTDPDRPFCQLYIAPKLEKVQRLLEDDKP; encoded by the coding sequence ATGCCACAAAAGACCATCTGCAACTCAACGCACGCTGCAAACCCAAATAAACCGACTGCTGATGTTGCTGCAACTCAGCCGGGCTGCGCCTTTGCCCTACTCACTCTGGGCGGTGGCTGCCACTGGTGCACAGAGGCAGTGTTTCAAAGCCTGAGCGGGGTAATCAAGGTCGAACAGGGCTTTGCACGCTCAGCGCCGCCCTATGACAGCTGGTCAGAGGCGGTACGGGTGAGTTTTGATCCCGAAAAGATAAGCGAAGAGCAGCTGGTACGGGTGCACCTGCATACCCATGCGGCCACCAAGGCACACAGCATGCGCGGTAAATATCGCTCGGCGCTGTACTTTCGCAATCATAATCTCAACCAAAACCACAATCAGCAGCAACGGCTGACTGAGATTTTAACTGTGCTTGGCAACGAATTCCCTGAGCCTCTTATCACTCAAATTTTGCCCCTCGAAGGCTTTAAAACCTCGCCGGCCGAGTACCAGAACTACTATCAAACCGACCCCGATCGCCCCTTCTGCCAGCTGTACATAGCCCCCAAGCTTGAAAAGGTTCAGCGGCTATTGGAGGATGACAAGCCGTAA
- a CDS encoding M56 family metallopeptidase, with product MIELILRLTPPLTLLLAVLLLLRPWVLERFGARFQYGLWLCVPVLLLALLIPLASPVSNSAMETYRVTLGELSQGASNIDWLSAAYITGLTIALAVIGLSLLRLTKLIRLAKPAADTTSTGARLLTSSETEGPFVFGVFRPTVVLPEGFESTFSIKDQQLILAHELSHWRRGDLHCNLLALALLCLCWFNPLCLLAYRRFRQDQEMACDADVTIELSQADRIAYGRALIGNAATVARSWQPLSHHYGDKHTMKQRLIQLKHSKGFSAASLLTPLALVAALGIWAQAPAMAGDSKDLSKPVVRIEPKYPINAAKQGIEGYVQARFDIDAKGTVSNVVIFKSEPEGVFDKVSIDALNQWQYEPKASKGVEVQLDYRLAPPAPISQTPADDERERIAVLPHNEEKH from the coding sequence ATGATTGAGCTCATTCTCAGGCTCACGCCGCCACTCACGCTGCTGCTGGCAGTGCTGCTTTTACTGCGCCCCTGGGTGCTTGAGCGCTTCGGTGCCCGCTTCCAATACGGCCTGTGGCTGTGTGTTCCGGTACTGCTGCTGGCGCTGCTTATCCCTTTGGCAAGCCCCGTCAGTAACAGCGCCATGGAGACCTATCGAGTGACTCTGGGCGAGCTTTCCCAGGGCGCCAGCAACATCGATTGGCTGAGCGCGGCTTATATCACGGGCCTCACGATTGCACTCGCGGTCATCGGCTTAAGCTTATTGCGCCTCACCAAGCTCATCAGACTCGCCAAACCTGCCGCTGACACCACGAGCACAGGCGCGCGCTTGCTGACCTCCAGCGAAACCGAGGGCCCCTTTGTGTTTGGCGTTTTTCGCCCCACTGTGGTGCTGCCCGAAGGCTTTGAATCCACTTTCAGCATTAAAGATCAGCAGCTTATTCTTGCCCACGAGCTAAGCCATTGGCGCCGGGGCGACTTGCATTGCAACTTACTGGCATTGGCGCTCTTGTGCCTGTGCTGGTTTAACCCCCTGTGCCTGCTGGCGTATCGCCGCTTCAGGCAGGATCAGGAAATGGCCTGCGACGCCGATGTCACCATCGAACTCAGCCAGGCCGACCGCATTGCCTATGGCCGCGCGCTAATTGGTAATGCCGCCACGGTAGCCCGGAGTTGGCAGCCGCTTTCTCACCACTATGGAGATAAACACACCATGAAACAAAGACTCATCCAGCTCAAACACAGCAAGGGTTTCAGCGCCGCATCACTGCTGACACCACTGGCACTGGTAGCCGCTCTCGGGATTTGGGCACAGGCTCCAGCCATGGCTGGCGATAGCAAAGATCTCAGCAAACCTGTGGTACGCATTGAGCCCAAGTACCCCATTAACGCCGCCAAACAGGGTATCGAAGGCTATGTGCAGGCAAGGTTCGATATCGATGCCAAAGGCACAGTATCCAATGTGGTGATTTTTAAATCTGAACCCGAAGGCGTGTTTGATAAGGTTTCAATCGATGCGCTGAATCAATGGCAATACGAGCCCAAGGCTAGCAAAGGGGTTGAGGTACAACTCGACTACAGGCTGGCGCCACCTGCGCCCATCAGTCAAACACCAGCCGACGATGAGCGCGAGCGCATCGCGGTGCTGCCACACAATGAAGAAAAACACTGA